AGGAATGATTAGTAAACTGTCAGAAGTGCTGGGAACTGCGCCTACAACTTTAGTCGGACAAACCCATGCAGTAACCGATTCTGAGTCGTATAAAGCACGTATTGATGCGGTTCATTTTGCACTGGACAATGACGATGGTGCACGAACCCGACACTATGACAAAGCCGATCTGATTTTGATTGGGGTATCACGGTCTGGCAAAACACCAACCTCGATTTATTTGTCCTTGCAGTTTGGGATACGTGTGGCGAACTATCCACTGACTGAAGAAGACTTAGATGACAATCGTTTACCGAAAGTCTTAAAAGAACATAAACATAAACTGTTTGGTTTGATGATTGATGCTGAAAGACTGGTGGCGATTCGTACAGAGCGTAAAGCCAACAGTCGTTATGCCAGCTTTAGTCAATGTCAAATGGAACTTCGCGCAGTAGAAGGCATCTATATATCTGAAGGGATTAAATACTTGGATGTCTCAGAAATGTCAATCGAAGAGATTTCTACTCGTATTTTACAAATGACGGGACTTAAGCGACGGATCGGCTAATGGGCCAGCTAATTTAAGAAAATGAACCAACTGATTTAGGTATTTGATCTATAGCGTCACGTGCTCAATTCATTTGCTGTAATGGTTGGTTCTAAATAGAGTCAGCATCGTGCTGGCTTTTTTTGTTGAGCTTTAATTTTCACTTAAAACTTAAAACTTAAAACTTAAAACTTAAATTTATTGCTTATTAGATAACTTAAATAAAGTAGAGACCTTGCTCAAGTACAAACTATCTTTATATAAATTTTATAAGGTGTCTGAAATTAAATTGCTTTTTCAGATTTGGATGACTTTGTTGCATAAATATTTTGTAAAGAATTGATTTTAGTGGGTTTTATTAATTTTTAATCTAGAAACTAATCACTATAAATCAGTAGTTTAAATATTTGTGCAACAAAGCCGATTTGGATTTTAAACGCTTGATACCCCAACCTTGGCAAATCTTTATTTTAACAGTGGAGGTTTTCGAAAAAAGCGGAATCACTGAAAAAAGGAATCAGGTCGTCCTGATACTTTTACAATCATGAATTTCCTAAAAGGGGCGGATTTAAACATGAGGTGCGACTGTGTTCTATAAAGATCAGATGAATCCTATTTATAAACCAACACCTTCAAATATAGCAAATGAGGAGCTCGTTATACTCCTTATTTGATTACTATTTAATTGCTTAAATAATGTTAATTGCTTAAATAGGGCTTAAACATAGTTGAGCGAATAGCGTTAAGTTGTCTCATAAGTATGAATGATCACATCGACAATATGTTCAACGCCTTCCATGCTTTGAATAGCATCTTCACTAATCTTCACGATCGGCCAAGTAATCAGTTTGCAGTTTTCACGCTGTAATGCAGCATAATAGTGATCTGACTTGAAAAATATTTTCTTATCCATTGCTGAGTTAGGCATCAATTGCCGTTTAAGCCATGTGTCTGAGACTTGCGATTCCAAATAACGAATCGCAAGCAGTGATTTAATTCGATTGTTGAATAAACGCCGATTTTTAATCATCAGTGGATGCGACACTAAGCGCTGCACGCCTGTTTCAGTCTGTGGCAAAACAAAATGGGGTGCCATTTGAAAAACTTTTACAAATTGCGCTTTCTGACAAATGTGTTCAAGGAGTGACACAGACAATTGATTTGCACCAATGATCGCCACTTTTAAGTCTGTAAAGTCATGTGATTTAATGTCTTCTGCGGCAATGATTTTTCCTGTGTAGTGTTTAAAATGCTCAGGCGTATTTTGAAAAAATGCATCCGTGTGCTGTTTATTCCTATTTTTCATTTTGAGTCCCTAATTGTTGTTTTAGTTTATGGCTTTCGGTTCTGCTGTTAATTCATATATCCAAGTTGGCACCCGCGGTAAAGACTTTTCTGGAATCTTATCGGTTACTTTGACCATGGCATCAATCGGCATATGGAACCATTTTTTATTACGATCTACTACGTTTTTGCCATGAAATTGAATGATTTGGAACCATGGATTACGACGGCCTTCAACAGTACGACCACCAATACGAGAAAACTTATTCATCGCTGCGTAAAGTTTTTCTTCAGGTAATCCAAGTTTAATAACATTATCACGCATTTTATTGATCAATGGCAAATAAGCCAAAATACCCAAGAGCATACGTGGATCTACAGCACGAGCAGCCATTTGTGCAAGTTCGATCATGGTTTTGTTAACACCCTGTGCTTCCATCACACTAAAACCAACCCCCAGATGCCGCGCTTCATCACCGTTAATCAGTTCGAAAGCTTGATGGCAAACAGGGTCATCGACCGTATCAAGTAAGAATGTACACAGCGCTCCATCAAGTGCCACTTCAAGCATTGGAATGACCGCACCCAAAATATAAAAGGGCATGTCATCTGCGTAGGTATCTAACCATTCGATAATCAATCTTAAATTTTTATTGGGCTTGGGAATATCACCATCGAGCATGCCCCAACGTTTCATCAGCGCCATTTCAGCATTGGCATGACGCTGCTCTTCAGCATGGAAAATGGCATACATTTCGCGTAGCGTCTCGGTCGGTGCTTTTGGGGACATGGCTGAAAAAGCACGCGCCCCTACGTGCTCAATCCACATCAGATCCGCCATAAAGTCTTTAAGCTTAGGCCACTGTTCAGCAGTGACCAGTTCACGACCTGGCGCATCCCAATCGATATCAGATAAGGTCCATTGAGTATTTTTGACTTTTTCCAGCATTTTATCTAGGTCGATAGAAGCCATCATCCATTCCATATTGCAATTGTTTTAAATGAATATTAGTCTTTAAAAATGTGATAGGGTTTGCAAAAGTGCTAATTATGATTTGATCATTCTTGCTAATCACTTAACCAGTTGTTTTAAATAGGTAATTTTATTCAGAAGCAATAATTATTTTTCGGAACATATTATTTTAGGTCAAAACATATCCTTCGAAAATAGATTGTCTAACAGAATCTTTATGGCGAATATTGGAGTGTTTAACGGCGCCGGTTACATACTGCAACGAGGTAGGCAAGCAAACAAAGTTTATCAAAATATCTATAAAATAATGAGCTTAAAGGCATCGCGTGTATAACTATTTCAAACGATGCCTTTTATTTACTCTAAAGGAGTGTCTTGTTCAGTTGGCTGAATTTCTGACATCGTATTAGAGCGAGCAATAGCCGCAGACGAATGGGTTTTTAAATACTCCAAATCTCGAATATTCTTCTGGACGGCTACAGCGCCAAAAGACCAATACAGATGATGACCGATACCCAGCACAGCCCAAAATAAATTGGGGGTACGGCTAAACCTTCAGGTTTGTCACGCACCACTTTTTGTAAAGACACCGACGCAAATAAGGCACAAAGAATCACCACTAGATAATAGCCTTTTTCATTGAGTTGCATATTGGCATTGAACAGCCCCACAGCATAAACAACAACACCTGCAAGTAGTGCAACCTAACTGGCTGCGATAAAAGCGCAGGTCGGTTTATTAATATAATCCTAATCCTGCTTAAGCCAATGGTTCCATTGATGGTTCTAGTCCTCTTATTTTCCAAGTCAATTTCTTATCCGCGATTCGGGTTATATAGTTTATTTATAAATTATTCATGTCGTAACTGAACCGTATCGGCTTGTTCGCGAGTTATCGGCGCAAAGCGATTGAGCAACATGCCGAAAATGGCAGCAAAAATGTACATAAAGATGGAATAAACCGCTGCGGGCATAGCGGCTTCTGGACTATTCATAATGGTTAAGGCAATGGTCATTGCCAAAGTACTGTTATGAATACCAATTTCAAATGCACATGCACGCGCTTGAAAACTGGGCACGTTCAGCAGTCGCGGTAAGA
This genomic window from Acinetobacter sp. TGL-Y2 contains:
- a CDS encoding pyruvate, water dikinase regulatory protein gives rise to the protein MSESKDIKRSVFFISDGTAITAETLGHSLLAQFPHVDFDIHIIPYITTEEAATIVVAEINQCSARDGQLPLVFDTLVDPYVRDIINTANAVNLDVFEGMISKLSEVLGTAPTTLVGQTHAVTDSESYKARIDAVHFALDNDDGARTRHYDKADLILIGVSRSGKTPTSIYLSLQFGIRVANYPLTEEDLDDNRLPKVLKEHKHKLFGLMIDAERLVAIRTERKANSRYASFSQCQMELRAVEGIYISEGIKYLDVSEMSIEEISTRILQMTGLKRRIG
- a CDS encoding flavoprotein; the encoded protein is MKNRNKQHTDAFFQNTPEHFKHYTGKIIAAEDIKSHDFTDLKVAIIGANQLSVSLLEHICQKAQFVKVFQMAPHFVLPQTETGVQRLVSHPLMIKNRRLFNNRIKSLLAIRYLESQVSDTWLKRQLMPNSAMDKKIFFKSDHYYAALQRENCKLITWPIVKISEDAIQSMEGVEHIVDVIIHTYETT
- a CDS encoding reductase: MASIDLDKMLEKVKNTQWTLSDIDWDAPGRELVTAEQWPKLKDFMADLMWIEHVGARAFSAMSPKAPTETLREMYAIFHAEEQRHANAEMALMKRWGMLDGDIPKPNKNLRLIIEWLDTYADDMPFYILGAVIPMLEVALDGALCTFLLDTVDDPVCHQAFELINGDEARHLGVGFSVMEAQGVNKTMIELAQMAARAVDPRMLLGILAYLPLINKMRDNVIKLGLPEEKLYAAMNKFSRIGGRTVEGRRNPWFQIIQFHGKNVVDRNKKWFHMPIDAMVKVTDKIPEKSLPRVPTWIYELTAEPKAIN